The nucleotide window tccaaattataagtatctagaaaagtcagaaTGACTTTCAGCCTATTCAGTTGGCTGattcgtatcattgctggttagttgactggttcgtatcattgctggttaATGTCGTTGCtagttcatgaagaagtactgccgactaatttgtgtgagagaaaaatattgttccggctaaaaatttacgatcgtttacgacaagccacagccaaacgaacgggctgtttataatttgaaatgaaacGAAAGGTTGTAGGTTTCTGCAAGCAAGAAGTGCAGGTTTTTTGGACAACCCAGGTCTATTCATGCACTCCTGAATGATTCTGAAGAAAAAGGGCTGCTTACGGCTCTACCGTTGCAACTCGCAACATGTTGGCGCCAGGCCCAGGCGTAAGTCCCAACTTCCAAGGCAGAATTTATTATTCTCTTCTACTCTATGGGCATGAGCGCTATTCGCTCTACCATACATTAAtctcaaaaagaagaagaagaagaagcgaaTTACAAGTTCACAGTACTTGACCTCCCGAGACGAACACCACCAAACATCGAAACCGCTGCAACCAAAAGCTCATCTCTGATAACTGCATTTCCTAGTAAGAATATCCAATTACCTATTATACAGAGTACATCATCAATAAAACATCTCACTAATCTGAAGCCAGTTTTGTACTGGTGCGATTTTGGTGAATTGTTTGCAGCAATAACATTTTCTGatttttattttcacttatggGGCAAACCAAGAAAAAGAGCATGCTTTCAACGTCAGAACGACCTGGGAGTGGCTCTGGCAATTTCGCTATGAGCTCCTCCAACCTCACAAAATTTTGCGTAAGACGGATTCATTCAAGTTTCCTGTTAGCAGTCCCTTGCAGGATTAACAATTCTCTTGGTGCCTTGCTCTGAGGTGTTAATTAAGTAGAGTCAATGGAAGTCTGGCTGGCCAGTGGATGTGAGGCGGCGGTGCCACATTCTGCTGTTGGGGTTCACGTGCTTTGGTGTTGTAATGACCTCTGTGATGGGAAGGTAGACATAATGTGTGTTGCAAACACCTGACGTGATGCCACTGAACCCAGCAAATGCTCCATAGACCTAAAAGGACATGCATACAATTTTCTTCTGTAAAAATCCTACTCTtgcattgaaatgaatactagCATACAATGAAAAGAAATCAACTTACAGCATTTTGCCCAAGTACGGTGCATAGAATAGCATCAGATGCATTTGCACGACAGGCCCGAACCATATATGTTGGATCAATGTATTTTAGATCAGCGGGAACACCGATGTCCTTGAAATGCTTCTTGATCTGTAAGGTGATACAAATGCCACTGAATAATATGTAAAGTGGAAAAAGAATGTCCACAAAAAAGCAAGAAGAGCAAGGTTAGAGCACCATAAAGGCACAACTCACATCGGTGTGCCAGTTCAAAGAAGGCACTCTCTCTTTTTAGCAAATCAAGCAATTCTTTTACAGGTTCCTTTTTAGTTATGTATAGGAAACCAGAGTTACATAAACTATGTACTGGTCAGGAATAGACAACTAATAATATACTTGAATATGGTTCCACTTTGTAAATCTAGTATCAGATCTATACTTGGCATTCTTTGAGAGGTTACGAAAAATGAAACTTGACAGCAGCAATTCAGCATAAACCACACATATAATAGCCTCAAACAAAGCTCTTGATTCTAGCAGGTATACCAGGCAGGAAGTAAAACCTCGATTAGGTTTCACAAAAAACCAGAGCCACACCCAGCCACCCCCAAGCAACCAATCTCACTGCCTGCAAGGCAGTGGTCATAGGGGTTTTCGTCTATAATTTCATATGTAGTTTATATCCTTATACTGACCTTCAAAGATGCCATATACAAAATCTATTTCACAAGGGGTCACCAAAGTCACTAAGTATCACATTTCCTGAAGCATCAGTTGCATTTGATTTTTGCAGTAAATCCTGTCCCAAGAgtacaaaaatacattttcaATTTTCACTATTCACCCATGAAACTAGAGCATTAGAAGCAGTCAAGAAGGATAAACTGTTTAGCCACTGCACTGTCTTACCTGCCCTGCACCTTCAGCAACACAAACCACACAAAATCCCTTTGTATTAAGTAAATGCTCAAGGTGTCGCAAGACACCATGTTCTCCGTCAAGTGTGAAGGATACCTTCATTCATACAGTAAGCTTTTTGTCAGTACAAGTGAACCAAAGACAATTTAAGTCCATCATCTTAGCGTTTAGTGTTTACAGACCTCAGGTATTAGGCAGACATCAATCTGTCCACTGGAAAGAGAAGCATGTATGGCTATGAATCCACTACTTCTTCCCATTAATTTTACCAACCCAATTCCATGGTATGCACTACGTGCCTATAAACACATAAGGAAGAAATCAAGTAAAGAAAGCACAGACTGTATGTAGAATTCAACTTCATTTCCCTATCATTTTGAAATGCACTAACATTGAGAATTGAAGCCTACCTCTATATAGGCAGAATTGATAGCACGATGAGCTTCTTCCACAGCTGTATCAAAACCAAACATCTTATCCATAAAAAGTATATCATTATCAATTGTCTTTGGAACTGCTACAACTGAAACTTTCAGTTTTCTCTTTCGACACTAAAGGGCatacctagtgcagagagctcccgctctgtgcggggtctggggaagggtgtcagtggcaagccttaccctcgcctgtgcaatgcgaggagaccgcgactcgaacccgggaccttccggtcacaggcggtaagactctaccgcttgcaccaggccactgcaaaccagaaaaaaaaatatagaCATAAACAACAGAAGAAGAATAACACTCCATGGAGCACACAATATGTGTTTTGAGTGTAGATTCATTTACAACCTTCCTGAATCCTAACTAATGTAGCACACAGAACGGAAGATAGTTTTAGTACCACAAAGTTGTGAAAATACACCCACTTCTCACAGCAGGTTTACTCAATACCAACAATTTCAGCTATAGAATTGGGTTCAAAACTAATTtcttaaatttaaaattcaatAAACTTGCTAACTTTTAACTCGAAAAGGCAAAAAGTCCCAAGCGGTGGACAGTTGCCCACGTAGTCAGCCAGATATTTGCATATATATAGTTAATATATGTAGCAATTAGGTAATACTccctcgttccaaattataagacgttttgacttttcaacATACAttgcttttgctatgtatctagacatagtgtatatctaagtgcatagcaaaatctatgtatctagaaaagccaaaacgtcttataatttggaatggagtataTATGAATCTGATTACTGGGCTATAGTGAAATGAACTAAATTTACCACATCCAAACATGCCTCAAAGTCCTAGAAGTATGAAATAGAAGAGAGAGTTATACCTCCTCATGAATAGCATTAGCTCCTGCATGGCTACCATTTCCACCAATTACAAACAGCATGTCAATTCTTCTGGCCTACAAACATAGACGATCGTGTAAACCATATTGAAGCTGCAACACGGAAATATGGTGTCTTCCATTTCAGGTTGCTTACCTGTATACTATCTACAATCTCACTAGTTTTAGCTCCTCCACGAGAGACTCCTAAGAAACTTCCTCCAGAAAGATTTATGTTTTCCACCACGTCACGCGAAAGCTGAAGATTCTCACCACAATGATTCAACAACACCATGAACTATTTAGCACCTGGGATAGAAAAGCATCCTTACCGGCATTTCTTTTAAGCCTTTCTCAAAAAATCCACGATAACCAAATGGGATTCCAACAATATTCTTCACCCCATAAGTCTCCAAGGTAAATACTATCTGGAAATATAAGTAAATATAGTCACATACCACCTACGGCTCTGGTTATTCTATTCAGCGTTTACTTGAAAGTGAGGGATTCACAATTCAAAAAACATCTACAAGTTCAATGTATAAGCATTAAAACATAGCATACTAAATTACACTAAGTTCATTTGCATTTGGCCTCCCACTTTTCTCGCTAGCTCTGATCAAATGGATTATCATAACCCATAAAACGTATCTTGCTCCTAACATGGTCAATACTTCTGTAACCTTTACAAGTGTATGCGATCCATAAATGTCTGGTGCAATATTTCATCAAGAACTGAGCATACTGAGAATGCAAATGGTGCAAAATCACTTGAGCAATACTATAAAACAATCATACCTGTCTAATGACATCATTTAAACCAGGGCAGAGCCCTCCACAGGTGACAATGGCAGCCTTTACTTCTTCAGGTTCGTAATATATCTCCTTACGAGGACCTGCACGATGAACCCTATAGAAAGCAACTATCACTCTCTCATCCATTTCTCATTCTTAAAATTAAACAAATTTCTTAAGAGATAGAAGAAGAGTTTCTAGTAATTCAGTAACAGGAGAACTTGACAGTAAGGGTGAAAAAGATTCTAaaacaaagaaaaataagaaaataacACTATGATTAGCCAGACCAGCGAAAGGGCCTCTAGTTGAGTTGGTTAGGTGGTCTAAGTAGCACTACTTAGGTACtcaggctggggttaaaaaaatcccctcgtgtGTCCCacaccaaagcacaggtctaaggcccAGCCCCGGTTGTGGTCGTTCTCACATGGGCTACGGTGCCGCTATGTATGGGTGGGAAGGGGTTTTCTCGACCTGCGAgaggtcttcttcttaatgcaggtcgagttttttttattagCCAGACCAAATAATAAGAATATAGACACTATCAATTGTTCTCTATTAGGTATTACTCATGATATGCTGAGAGGTGAATATAGACAGAAGTGACAACACTTATTTCGGGGAAACATTCATACTTTTAGCATAAAAAGGTGAATCACCTCCTccagaagaaagaaaaataactAATGTGCTGTGCTGCATGAGATCATACCAGTGTTCCACCCAGCTACAATCAGGATCAATGCACTCAGCTCCAGCAGAAGTAGGAGAGGCATACTTTATCACCTAAATAAACAGACTTTTGTAAGTGATAAATTCACCAGTAAGAAAAAACAAAGCCTCTTTTCGAGACCATGCCTCGTTATATGTATTCATCTGCAAGTACTCAACAAGTTATACTTGTCATATGTGCTCAATATTGACCTTCAGAAGGGCTCTATCACTCTTATTTACATAACCGTTCCACATATCATCTGATgagccatcaccatcaccatcacccAGGGGAATTCTGTCATAAAAAAATAATGGATGTTGAAATCAAAGAAGCCAGCTACAGTTCATCGGTTTAGATATCAAAACCAGTTAAGTCAAAGAAAGATATAGCAGACTGGAATGAACCTGTTTTTCTTCAAAGAGAATGTAGTTCTTCTTGGCTCCAAATCATATATATCAGTGATGTGTGGCAAACTAAAACCCCTGTTCCAGTCTTCCTGGTACTTTTGATTCCAAGAAGGGTCAGTGAAATCTAGGTCTGGCTTTCCTGAAATAGCTGTCACACGCACAAATCTTTTTCTGCACTTTCGCCTGCTTAACTGAGTGAAACCATATTGACACCGGTCCTTTGTTGGACTCGGCCAATGTTGCTGTGTGGTAGAACTTGTACTTGCTTTGAAAGCAACAGCCATCCCAGACAAGATCATAAAAAGATTATAGTGGACCTGCTAATCCACAGCAGGAATTCAGTAAGATAATGCTAATATCCTATAAGAACAGTCACAATTTGAATTTGGTTGGTGGATAGTAACTCAACACAATTTGAATTTGGTTGGTGGATAGTAACTCAAATTGCATCGCATTGTGTAACTAAATTGCTAGAAGCATGCCACATTCAGACATTCTATATAATGAAGACTAAAGAAACTTGCAGATAGATCATGCAAAGCTTGGCACTGGCTCATTTTCTAGTTCATATTCGGCTATGTTCAGTACGTTGGCACCAATAAAACCTGCATTACCGAATGCATTGGTAGTTTACAAAACTGAAAACACCAGAACATATAGATGAATTGCTAGCTGTCTCTGGCTGACTAAATGTAATCATGATAGCAACAAGATCTAGCTCCAGTTCAAGATATTTGGAAATACACCCAATCTGTAAACTCATGGCGACTGAAACAAGCCGAAATTTACACTATGCAATGAAAGGCTTATTGAAGCACATGGAATCTAAATAAACTATCCTAACAGCACATATAACAATCCAAAAATCAAATTCGAGAAGCAGGAGGTCGACGACTTGCTTGAATCGCCGGCGGCATACATTTCCGTCCCAATCAACCGACACGAGCTTGAATCACGAAActagcaaaaccacagccctgaCAGCGTTGTTCAAACAGAGCATGAGCATTGCATTGCAGGTGATCCCCGCTAGAGAAACCAGCAAGCTGCAGCCGAGGCGCCCACACCCCGCTCCTCCAATCGCAGGTACCCAAAACCCACGGTCATCTGCAAACGTTTCCAACAGACACGAGCACCGATCGCGAGGGAACCCCCCGCATCGACGCCGCCACGGACGCGAAGAAAAAACATTGGCATTGCGCCCCTTCAAGCGTACACGCCTGCGGCGTCCATGCCCTGGGCGACCCTAACCGCCCGAATAGATGGATCTCCGCAGACCGGGGAGCAGAAGCGGAGAGAGATCGATCCCGCGCGCGGACGCGCGGCGCAGGAGATGGATGGATTGGGGAGGGCAAGGGAGGCGGCGGCCTACCTGCGGCTTTGGACGGCGAGAGGAGATGGGGGACTCGACTTGGAGCGCGCTCTGCTCCGGCGGTCCGGCCTCCGGCTTtgtcgggttcgggttcgggggTGTTCGTCGCGTCGTTGATCGGTTCGAGTAGTTTGACACCCTGGCGCGGCGGAGAAGCAGAGGCACTGCCGCAGTGGAGCGGGGGAGGACGCAGGAGGCAACCTGGGGCAGGAGGCCAAGTGGGGTTCTCTACCACGTGGCGCACAGGGAGGGAGAACGAACTGCGTGGGCGCAGTGTACGGACTACCAGGGCCCTCCGATTAAGACGTTGTAACAGGCGGACGCCTCGATCTGCTCATTTTCGCACATAATTCCTGGTGtttctaaaattttgtaaaattttagaaaattctccgtcatattgaatctttaaacacatgcatgaagcattaaatataaataaaaaataaaactaattacacagtttatacgaaatttacgagataaatcttttaagcctaattagactatgattgacactaattgccaaataacaacgaaagtgctacagtaccatttcccaaaaaaattcgccaactaaacaaggccctagcttTCTTCTCTCTTCCGTGCTCACGCCCCGCCTCACCCTGACGCACGGCTCCCTGACCAGCGGCGGCGCCCTCACCCACCTCGGTGTGCGCCCTTCTCCACCCCGACGTCCTCCTCTGCCACCCCGATAGCTCCTCCATCCACCCCGCGTCCTCACCCACCGGGAGCGCCTAACGCCCGCGAATCCTGACGAGATCCAAGAGCACGAGCGAGATCTATGAAGGTGGCGTAGCGGTGTTACAGGAGAGTGGGTGGCTCTCCCCTACCCCGGTGCGGCGCCCTCCTCACCCCCCGGCGGCTGAGCTCCGCCCACCCTGGCGGCGCTGAGCCAAGCCCGGTACTGGTGGCAGTGGTGCTTGCGCACAGCCGCTTGCTGCCATCTCTAACCCCGACAACCGGAATCACCCGGCCCAGtcttcccctcccctatgttgcatgtgatgtttcaagtgtttcaggcgtttcagatgtatgttgcatttgtttcatatagatgttgtaaaagtagatcagggtatgttgcacatgttgcataagTTGTaattgtttcagaggcatgttacacgtgtatgtttcgagtgtttcagaggtatgtttcatTTGTGTTTTTCGGACGCATGTAGCAAGTGTATCTAtctagatgttacatatgttttccacatatgttgcatgtgttttattggATGTTGCGTATAGttgcaatggtttcaagtgttcTCGGGTCTTTTTTTTAAGTGTCTCGGgagtatgtttcgagtgtttcaactgtcttcagacgtatgttgcaactgttatattttgatgtttcaaaagtagatcggatgctACATCTCTCCTCCCCACCTACTGCATCGTCTCGGTGTGTCCTCTCCCCGGTGCCGGCAGGGCATCCATAAGACGTCGCAGCTGGGTCCTTCCGAATCGGAGGCGCCGCGCCCCACTCCCTCTTGTCGCTCAGACGGAGCAGCCCCTGCGTAGAGCGCGCAAAACGGAGTACAGCGCGCGAGCGTCCGTCCGAACGTTCGGGCGCTAGCACTACCGCCAGGCCCCAGGTGGCAGAGGTGCACAACTCACACTAGACATACTCATAGCCCTTTGGACCCGATCCATTAGAGGAAATCCTGATGACAGTAACTCGGGTCAGGCTCGAGCCATGATTTTCAGTCCATGGTTCGGTCTAAACTGAAAAAATTCAAACTAAAAtgagaaaaataataaaaaaaaacaaatatggaATGCAAGTGTATCGGATTATATTTTAACCAAAAAATTTGACCCAATCATTTTTCTAGCCCAATCAGATGCGATGTTTGAAAAGGTCTGCCTCATGCAACGGTGGATTTTAACAATACTATATTTGTAGTTTTCAACGAAAGCGTTTTATGCAAAGAGCAACTTCCAAGAGATAGCCGAGAACAGGGACGAAAAGGGATATATGGAAGTACGGAACACAACAAATACGAATGTTCCAACGTGAAACTTAAGCTAAGAGAACATATTTTTTCTGTAAAGATCTAATGTTCAAAGGTAGAACATGAAACTTAAGCTAAGAGAACATATTTTTTTCTGTAAAGATCTAATGTCCAAAAATGAAACGGGATGCAATAAATGAAGAAAACGAAATGGAACAAGATCGAAATTATCCCGCACGTTTTCATCCCTAAGGACAGTCCCAATGCTCTATTAATTTATATAGACACTGTGTATAAAAACTATGGTCTCAAAGAATAGTTTCTACTGAacaattttttatccaatcacatacattCTCTCTCCATTCTCTACTGATCACGTACTTTtgtgtcttggttctcgtgtagacatggtttctaacttagatctggtttctatgatttttgctctctcttcaataactaccttgcTACATCAGCAAAACGCTTAGATGATAGTACAATTAATGTCTATAGAAATTATGATGGTTTCTGTATTGGGAGTGCCCTAACACGAGTCCACGACATCGGCAGTTGTTGGCCCAGAAAGGACAGGCTAAGCTTTGTGCGTGGCCCATCATGGTCTCGGAGGAATGCACGCGCGCGCCCGATGTGGCTTTGCTCTCTAACCAAGTGGCGCCGTGGTGGACGACTGGACGCCGCTGATCGCCGAGATTTTTGGCTAATATAATGGCATGATTAGGACCCTGAAAGGCTGCAATCGAATTAACCGCTGCTGAGTGCTGAGTTGGTCTGGCCAGTGATGCTCCACTGAACGGCCGCTTACCGGTGCTCCGCTAGCTTTGCTCTTGGTTGCTTCTAGATTACTTTGTGGGTGAGCCGGTTATCCCTGCATAAGATGACATCAGGATGGCGCCATCAGACGCTGAGATGGCCAAAAAAGAACTACTCCTAGCAGTGGGCCTAAACTTGAAAGGTTGCCACGGATGGACGCGTCGATCCATCAGTGTCCAGTGTGAATAGCAGGGGTTATATTCTGGCTGCCGATCGGATCGATCCTACTGCAGCAGACGCAACGCCAACCCGAGTGAACACAAGCACCCGACTGAACACGGGCCCGCAGCAATTCCATTTCTATCTCTTGAATGCAAAGTCTACAGAGCGGTTGATTGGCTACCCATTGCATAGCCATAGAAAGGAGCGAACTCGGTCTCTGTTGTCGATACTCGACCTAGCTAGGAAAAGAAATCTGTGTGCAAGCATATAAGTACAGTGTCTGATTTTGTAGAACCTTATCTCTAAACATGTTGTATCATTTGTCACGAAGTTTCTGGAGTACAAGGTTTGCTCTGTTTCAGTGttgcttctctttcttcttttcagcgTTTCAACAAACTAGCAAAGGGTAGATGAAAACGCGCGCTAGTAGATCCACCACTTGCTTTATGGATGACGAAAACAAGAATTCTTT belongs to Miscanthus floridulus cultivar M001 chromosome 4, ASM1932011v1, whole genome shotgun sequence and includes:
- the LOC136551773 gene encoding ATP-dependent 6-phosphofructokinase 5, chloroplastic-like gives rise to the protein MILSGMAVAFKASTSSTTQQHWPSPTKDRCQYGFTQLSRRKCRKRFVRVTAISGKPDLDFTDPSWNQKYQEDWNRGFSLPHITDIYDLEPRRTTFSLKKNRIPLGDGDGDGSSDDMWNGYVNKSDRALLKVIKYASPTSAGAECIDPDCSWVEHWVHRAGPRKEIYYEPEEVKAAIVTCGGLCPGLNDVIRQIVFTLETYGVKNIVGIPFGYRGFFEKGLKEMPLSRDVVENINLSGGSFLGVSRGGAKTSEIVDSIQARRIDMLFVIGGNGSHAGANAIHEECRKRKLKVSVVAVPKTIDNDILFMDKMFGFDTAVEEAHRAINSAYIEARSAYHGIGLVKLMGRSSGFIAIHASLSSGQIDVCLIPEVSFTLDGEHGVLRHLEHLLNTKGFCVVCVAEGAGQDLLQKSNATDASGNVILSDFGDPL